A genomic segment from Lignipirellula cremea encodes:
- a CDS encoding transposase: protein MVQRHCLTDEQWDLIADLVEAEPKATGRPPKDRHTIVNGIFWILRTGAPWRDLPKRFGKWQTVYDHFNKSSPVSCRNRLSYRSSGVQARNWMRPVFGVGVSIVGGKFALMRGCRFFVPISSLWRMVSWRS, encoded by the coding sequence ATGGTTCAGCGACATTGTTTAACGGATGAGCAGTGGGATTTGATTGCTGATCTCGTTGAGGCGGAGCCCAAGGCCACTGGGCGACCGCCCAAGGATCGCCACACGATTGTGAACGGGATCTTCTGGATTCTGCGGACGGGAGCCCCCTGGCGTGACCTCCCCAAGCGGTTCGGTAAATGGCAGACGGTTTATGATCACTTCAACAAATCTTCGCCGGTATCCTGCCGGAACAGATTATCGTATCGATCTTCGGGAGTGCAAGCCAGAAACTGGATGAGGCCCGTGTTTGGTGTGGGCGTCTCGATTGTGGGTGGGAAATTTGCTCTGATGAGGGGGTGTCGATTTTTCGTCCCGATTTCCAGCTTGTGGAGAATGGTGTCATGGCGAAGTTGA
- a CDS encoding ISKra4 family transposase has translation MCIESEPRRYKPRSTPRQKKGYQGASCVCQKCQNDARFVERRGRTITCLLGGIRVRRPYYHCAVCSEGLSPWDQELGLSKRCLSPAVAELSSLAGTVSSFAVSAKRMLLKMTGLRVSESSVERVTEDAGARVGKLLEDRIKFGADREWKWQRDALGRTCAYASLDAKCVRRQGPKASRVEGRMAYVASIYNPDSEYDETQKKPHQSRYLSGFYELNELGLQLRRQAGQVGWDKAEVQIALSDGGNGMEQFLRRNFPLATIIIDFWHVKEYLVELAKALFADEHERQSWMDRHAPMLKHEGGPAVLAQLKEIDPGPIAATRELYRVTVQYFENHQHKMDYPSYVKNGWQIGSGPIESACRTVVGDRLNGSGMRWGNDGADALCHLRALFLSEPDQWDAFWEKHRN, from the coding sequence TTGTGCATCGAATCGGAGCCCAGGCGATACAAGCCGCGGTCGACGCCGCGGCAAAAAAAGGGGTACCAGGGTGCTAGCTGCGTCTGCCAGAAATGCCAGAACGACGCCCGCTTCGTCGAACGGCGAGGACGTACGATCACCTGTCTATTAGGCGGCATTCGCGTGCGTCGCCCCTATTACCACTGCGCCGTTTGCAGTGAAGGATTGTCGCCTTGGGATCAGGAACTGGGGCTGTCGAAACGCTGCCTTTCGCCCGCCGTGGCGGAGCTTTCGTCGCTGGCCGGAACGGTGTCGAGTTTCGCGGTCTCGGCGAAACGCATGCTGCTCAAGATGACCGGTCTGCGCGTCAGTGAGTCGAGCGTCGAACGCGTCACCGAAGATGCCGGCGCCCGGGTCGGCAAACTGCTGGAAGACCGAATCAAGTTCGGCGCGGACCGCGAGTGGAAGTGGCAACGCGATGCGTTGGGCCGCACCTGCGCTTACGCCAGTTTGGATGCGAAGTGCGTTCGCCGGCAAGGCCCCAAGGCGAGTCGCGTGGAGGGACGCATGGCGTACGTCGCGTCGATTTACAATCCCGACAGCGAGTATGATGAGACACAGAAGAAGCCGCATCAATCGCGTTATTTGTCGGGTTTTTACGAGCTAAACGAACTCGGCCTGCAGCTTCGTCGCCAGGCCGGACAGGTCGGCTGGGACAAGGCCGAGGTGCAAATCGCCCTCTCGGACGGCGGCAACGGCATGGAGCAATTCCTTCGCCGCAACTTTCCGCTGGCCACGATCATCATCGACTTCTGGCACGTGAAAGAGTACCTGGTGGAACTGGCGAAGGCGCTCTTCGCCGACGAGCATGAACGCCAGAGCTGGATGGATCGTCACGCTCCCATGCTCAAGCATGAAGGCGGCCCAGCCGTGCTGGCCCAGCTGAAAGAGATTGACCCCGGACCGATCGCGGCAACGCGTGAACTGTATCGCGTCACGGTTCAATATTTTGAAAATCATCAGCACAAGATGGACTACCCGAGCTACGTGAAGAACGGCTGGCAGATCGGTTCCGGTCCGATCGAGTCGGCCTGTCGGACTGTAGTCGGCGACCGCCTCAACGGCAGCGGCATGCGTTGGGGCAACGACGGCGCGGACGCCCTCTGCCACCTCCGCGCCCTGTTCCTCAGCGAACCGGACCAATGGGACGCCTTTTGGGAGAAGCACCGAAACTAA
- a CDS encoding tetratricopeptide repeat protein: MQHRITIIILALSGILSTNLCLTVYAQEETPPPRPASEAETDNLRERAQRLIQEGNQLAESEKFSAAVAALSEALSILTDQYGQDDGRTREIQVQLAHTRRVAKLTPEQRQQLKQAAMLNQEAVQNYRERQYQLAAGKSNEVLAIRRQLLGDEDPLTLTSMHNGAMVAANLGDDRKAEEGFREVTRARLSLFGSGHPSTRDSMERLSSLLARLASQRSERDEFAQALANRREILQLYETLEGKDHWRVTDARLAVRQVEEMARLPGESRKQLEKAAELDAIALPLYRLGNYEEALVPWNKALTIRQRLLGKEHPDTAASLNNLGNLYYVMGKYAEAKPYYQQALEIRAKTLGHRHPQTALSLSALGNLYYSMSNYVAGKPYLQQSLEIRTKVLGDRHLATARSLDDLGNLNSAAGDFADAEPLLEQALEIRRSVLGGEHSLTIQSMRNLANLYKSWGNYLKAEPLYRQLVEIRTKQNDEESADFAGALSDLATIYERLGDYDKAEPLYQKCLEIRERVQGEDHPETVTMMLSLGGLYRAMEDYPRAEPMLQRARKLYEKTLGEEHFRTAEAWNALGLYYKYLGDYRKAEAAYRRSLDIRKKVWGLESAATAASLNNLAAMYRSTGDYQKGEELARQCLEIREKVLGVDHLHTAMARGQLAQHFVNDGKYAEAERTYLENLELFRRVLSPDHPHTATCLYRLALVYVKKKEYTKAEPLLQQSLAICSRVYGEQSQETAARVSKLASLYASVGDWDQAQAFFRRGLRSTRDILRSAAIVQSEREQLAMAKSLRYQLDTYLQQVIGHQLNCEDAFREVLAWKGATLVRQRQMRKVAENADVAPLFHKLQQTASRLATLSRMIPDQQQQAAWRRQLTDLTAEKERLEAELSQKSSKFRQTTKVISLEDMLIALPKNAALVDFLEYQQQNPQDDAAEPRFIPSLLAFIVRDNKPIVLLDLGPVAPLGDAIDTWRRTFGASHDGLAAGRLLRERIWEPVEQHLSGCQLVLLSGDGALGRLPVGALPGKGEGTYLLEEYRLAMLPVPQLLPALVSELGRKELSGGLLLMGDVDYDADPEAESDQPRRKSWKRSSTALVRGADLHFSHLDATAGEIATIKEVFADLFQPRPDEIQTLKQTEATEQHFREAASKFYNLHLATHGFFADPEKKSALAGEGGDDGPFDEDSEAEHLLRGINPGLLSGLAFSGANRKPEADKDDGILTADEIASLSLDGVDLVVLSACETGLGQVAGGEGLLGVQRAFQVAGARSTVASLWQVGDVATRRLMERFYRNYWEQEMSKLDALREAQLWLLHHPEEIRGDRRVRPSNDDEPQRLSPQFWAAFQLSGDWR, translated from the coding sequence ATGCAACATCGAATAACGATCATCATTCTCGCCCTGAGCGGGATTCTCTCCACCAATCTTTGTTTAACGGTCTACGCTCAGGAGGAAACACCACCGCCACGACCAGCCAGCGAGGCGGAGACCGACAATCTCAGGGAACGGGCTCAGCGTTTGATCCAGGAAGGCAACCAACTGGCGGAAAGTGAGAAGTTTTCAGCAGCGGTTGCTGCGCTATCGGAAGCATTGTCAATTTTGACGGATCAATACGGCCAGGACGATGGGCGGACGCGTGAAATACAGGTTCAACTCGCACACACAAGGCGTGTCGCGAAGTTGACGCCCGAGCAGCGCCAGCAGTTGAAACAGGCGGCAATGCTCAATCAGGAGGCCGTTCAGAACTATAGGGAGCGGCAGTACCAACTGGCAGCAGGCAAATCGAACGAAGTCCTGGCCATCCGGCGTCAATTATTGGGGGACGAAGATCCGCTCACCCTGACCAGCATGCACAACGGCGCCATGGTGGCGGCGAATCTGGGCGACGACCGCAAAGCCGAAGAAGGGTTTCGCGAAGTGACCCGCGCACGGTTGTCTCTCTTCGGATCGGGACATCCATCGACTCGCGATTCCATGGAACGCCTGTCGAGTCTGCTGGCACGGCTTGCGTCGCAGCGGTCGGAACGCGACGAATTTGCTCAAGCGCTGGCCAACCGCCGTGAAATTCTGCAATTGTACGAGACGCTCGAGGGGAAAGATCACTGGCGCGTGACAGACGCCAGACTTGCCGTGCGCCAAGTCGAGGAAATGGCCAGGTTGCCTGGCGAAAGTCGAAAACAATTAGAGAAGGCCGCCGAACTTGACGCGATTGCGCTGCCGCTTTATCGCCTGGGCAATTACGAAGAGGCACTTGTTCCGTGGAACAAGGCGTTAACGATTCGGCAGCGCCTGTTGGGCAAGGAGCATCCCGACACGGCCGCGAGCTTGAACAACCTGGGTAACCTCTATTACGTGATGGGGAAATACGCGGAAGCCAAACCGTACTACCAACAGGCCCTGGAAATCAGGGCCAAGACGCTAGGCCATCGGCATCCGCAGACGGCCCTGAGCCTGAGCGCCCTGGGTAACCTCTATTACTCGATGAGTAACTACGTTGCAGGCAAGCCGTACTTGCAGCAATCGCTAGAAATCAGAACAAAGGTCCTGGGCGATCGGCATCTGGCTACCGCCAGGAGCCTGGACGACTTGGGTAATCTCAACAGCGCGGCGGGTGACTTCGCGGATGCCGAGCCGCTGCTTGAGCAAGCGTTGGAAATCAGAAGAAGCGTACTGGGTGGAGAGCATTCGCTGACCATCCAGAGCATGCGGAACCTCGCCAACTTGTACAAGTCGTGGGGAAACTACCTCAAGGCCGAACCGCTCTACCGTCAGCTGGTGGAAATTCGAACAAAGCAAAACGACGAAGAGAGTGCCGACTTTGCCGGGGCTCTCAGCGATCTCGCGACGATCTATGAACGTTTGGGTGATTACGACAAGGCGGAACCGCTCTATCAGAAATGTTTGGAAATTCGCGAAAGAGTGCAAGGGGAAGATCACCCGGAAACAGTGACAATGATGCTCAGCCTGGGCGGCCTGTATCGCGCCATGGAGGACTATCCGCGAGCCGAGCCGATGCTACAACGGGCGCGGAAGCTTTATGAAAAAACATTGGGGGAAGAGCATTTTCGAACTGCCGAGGCCTGGAATGCCCTGGGGCTTTATTACAAGTACCTGGGCGACTATCGCAAGGCCGAAGCGGCCTATCGCCGTAGCCTCGATATCCGAAAAAAAGTGTGGGGACTGGAGAGCGCGGCTACGGCCGCTTCGCTGAACAACCTCGCGGCCATGTATCGGTCCACGGGCGACTATCAAAAGGGGGAAGAACTGGCCCGCCAATGCCTGGAGATCCGCGAAAAGGTATTGGGTGTTGACCATCTGCATACGGCCATGGCGCGTGGGCAACTTGCCCAACACTTCGTCAACGACGGCAAGTATGCGGAGGCGGAACGAACATATCTCGAAAACCTGGAACTCTTCCGCCGCGTGCTCAGCCCCGATCACCCGCACACAGCGACTTGTTTGTACCGCCTCGCGTTGGTCTACGTCAAAAAGAAAGAGTACACGAAAGCCGAGCCATTGTTGCAACAAAGCTTGGCCATTTGCAGCAGAGTGTACGGCGAGCAAAGCCAGGAGACCGCCGCTCGAGTCAGCAAACTGGCCTCGCTCTATGCATCGGTGGGCGATTGGGACCAGGCTCAAGCGTTTTTTCGCAGGGGTTTACGATCGACTCGCGATATCTTGCGATCCGCGGCGATCGTGCAATCGGAGCGTGAACAATTAGCCATGGCAAAGTCGCTACGCTATCAATTGGATACGTATTTGCAACAAGTGATAGGGCATCAGCTGAATTGCGAAGACGCGTTTCGCGAAGTGCTCGCTTGGAAGGGGGCGACGCTGGTGCGCCAGCGGCAAATGCGGAAAGTCGCGGAGAACGCCGACGTCGCGCCGTTATTCCACAAGCTCCAGCAAACTGCCAGCCGTCTCGCTACTTTATCGAGGATGATTCCTGACCAACAGCAACAGGCCGCCTGGCGGCGCCAGCTTACGGATTTGACGGCCGAAAAAGAGCGATTGGAGGCCGAACTGAGTCAGAAGAGTTCAAAGTTTCGGCAGACCACGAAGGTAATCTCCCTGGAAGACATGCTGATCGCGCTGCCCAAGAATGCCGCACTCGTCGACTTCCTGGAGTACCAACAACAGAATCCGCAGGATGACGCTGCAGAACCTCGATTCATCCCCAGTCTCTTGGCATTTATCGTGCGGGACAACAAACCCATTGTGCTGCTGGACCTGGGACCGGTTGCGCCTCTGGGCGACGCCATCGATACCTGGCGACGAACGTTTGGAGCCTCCCACGATGGACTCGCGGCGGGACGTTTGTTACGGGAGCGAATCTGGGAGCCAGTCGAGCAGCACCTGTCGGGCTGCCAACTGGTGCTTCTCTCGGGTGATGGTGCGCTGGGACGTTTGCCTGTCGGCGCCTTGCCGGGGAAAGGAGAAGGTACATATCTTTTAGAAGAATACCGCCTGGCGATGCTGCCGGTGCCGCAACTTTTACCCGCCCTGGTCAGTGAATTGGGCCGTAAGGAGCTTTCCGGCGGGCTGCTGTTGATGGGCGACGTGGACTACGACGCCGATCCGGAGGCGGAATCCGACCAGCCGCGCCGCAAAAGCTGGAAGCGGTCGAGCACGGCCCTGGTCCGAGGGGCCGACCTGCATTTTTCGCACCTCGATGCTACCGCAGGCGAGATCGCCACGATCAAAGAAGTGTTCGCCGACTTGTTCCAGCCCAGGCCGGACGAGATTCAGACGCTGAAACAAACGGAAGCCACCGAGCAACATTTTCGCGAAGCCGCATCCAAATTCTATAACCTGCACCTGGCGACACACGGTTTCTTCGCTGACCCGGAGAAGAAGTCCGCACTGGCCGGCGAGGGCGGCGACGATGGCCCGTTTGACGAGGACTCGGAGGCCGAACATCTCCTTCGCGGTATTAATCCAGGATTGCTTTCCGGTTTGGCGTTTAGCGGCGCCAACCGCAAACCGGAAGCGGACAAGGACGACGGCATCCTCACCGCGGACGAAATTGCTTCGCTCAGCCTGGACGGCGTCGATCTGGTGGTGCTCTCGGCGTGCGAAACCGGCTTGGGTCAAGTTGCCGGCGGCGAAGGCTTGTTGGGGGTACAGCGCGCTTTTCAAGTCGCCGGCGCTCGCTCGACCGTCGCCAGTCTTTGGCAAGTAGGCGATGTAGCCACACGGCGGCTGATGGAACGTTTCTATCGGAACTATTGGGAACAGGAGATGTCGAAGCTGGACGCCCTGCGCGAAGCACAGTTATGGCTTCTCCACCACCCGGAAGAAATCCGCGGCGATCGCCGCGTCCGACCCAGCAACGACGACGAACCCCAACGCCTGTCACCGCAATTCTGGGCGGCGTTCCAACTGAGCGGCGACTGGAGGTAA